The following are encoded in a window of Miltoncostaea marina genomic DNA:
- a CDS encoding phosphomannomutase/phosphoglucomutase — protein MTIDPAVFKAYDVRGLYGTELDEDGAEAVGAAFVAVTGATRVAVGHDTRLSSPSMAARFADGAAAAGADVVELGLCATEMLYFAVADAGLDAGACITASHNPPQYTGAKLVTAGALPLSGDEGIGEVGRVAMAGPPLAASPGRRERDETLLERFVDACMGFIDPSAVRGLRVVLDAANGMAGLYLPPALERLGIDAVPYYLELDGRFPNHEPNPLLPENREFVMGAVREQGADLGIAFDGDADRCFFIDDTGAFVDGDFLTALLARHLLARSGPATVVYDLRASWAVRDTITAAGGTPDMFRVGHAFIKRRMREVDALFAGEVSGHYYFRDFSFADSGLIPALLVMEMLATTGERMSDLVAGFRERYHISGEINSTVDDAPAAIQRLRERYADGRQSEIDGLSVEYDDWHFNVRPSNTEPLLRLNLESLASEADMERRRDEVLEVIRTA, from the coding sequence GTGACGATCGACCCGGCGGTCTTCAAGGCGTACGACGTCCGCGGCCTCTACGGCACCGAGCTGGACGAGGACGGCGCCGAGGCGGTGGGCGCGGCCTTCGTCGCGGTGACCGGGGCGACGCGTGTCGCCGTGGGCCACGACACGCGCCTGTCGTCGCCCTCCATGGCCGCCCGCTTCGCCGACGGCGCGGCGGCGGCCGGCGCCGACGTGGTCGAGCTCGGGCTCTGCGCCACCGAGATGCTCTACTTCGCGGTCGCCGACGCCGGGCTCGACGCCGGCGCCTGCATCACCGCGAGCCACAACCCGCCGCAGTACACCGGCGCCAAGCTCGTCACGGCCGGCGCGCTGCCGCTGTCGGGCGACGAGGGCATCGGCGAGGTGGGCCGCGTGGCGATGGCCGGCCCGCCCCTGGCGGCCTCCCCCGGCCGGCGCGAGCGCGACGAGACGCTGCTCGAGCGCTTCGTCGACGCCTGCATGGGCTTCATCGACCCGTCGGCCGTGCGCGGCCTGCGCGTCGTGCTCGACGCGGCCAACGGCATGGCCGGCCTCTACCTGCCGCCGGCGCTCGAGCGGCTCGGCATCGACGCGGTGCCGTACTACCTCGAGCTCGACGGGCGCTTCCCCAACCACGAGCCCAACCCGCTGCTGCCGGAGAACCGCGAGTTCGTCATGGGCGCGGTGCGCGAGCAGGGCGCCGACCTCGGAATCGCCTTCGACGGCGACGCCGACCGCTGCTTCTTCATCGACGACACCGGCGCCTTCGTCGACGGCGACTTCCTCACCGCCCTGCTGGCGCGCCACCTGCTGGCGCGCAGCGGCCCGGCGACGGTCGTCTACGACCTGCGCGCCTCGTGGGCGGTGCGCGACACGATCACGGCCGCGGGCGGCACGCCCGACATGTTCCGCGTGGGCCACGCCTTCATCAAGCGGCGCATGCGCGAGGTCGACGCCCTGTTCGCCGGCGAGGTGAGCGGCCACTACTACTTCCGCGACTTCTCGTTCGCCGACAGCGGCCTCATCCCGGCGCTGCTGGTGATGGAGATGCTCGCGACCACCGGCGAGCGCATGTCCGACCTCGTCGCCGGCTTCCGCGAGCGGTACCACATCTCCGGCGAGATCAACTCCACCGTCGACGACGCCCCCGCGGCGATCCAGCGCCTGCGCGAGCGCTACGCCGACGGCCGCCAGAGCGAGATCGACGGCCTGTCGGTCGAGTACGACGACTGGCACTTCAACGTGCGCCCCTCCAACACCGAGCCGCTGCTGCGCCTCAACCTGGAGTCGCTGGCATCGGAGGCCGACATGGAGCGCCGGCGCGACGAGGTCCTCGAGGTGATCCGCACCGCGTGA
- a CDS encoding HIT family protein has translation MTAPGTPPRGPDIMWSPWRMAYISAEHDHGFEGPSCVFCALPARDDDARTYILYRGVRAFVIMNLYPYNNGHLMMVPYAHVDSLGALDEATLTEMMTLAQRAQAVVSEAMRPQGFNIGINQGRAAGAGIADHVHMHLVPRWVGDTNFMPVLGDVRVMPQHLDETYQLLRPGFAS, from the coding sequence GTGACGGCGCCCGGCACCCCGCCGCGCGGGCCCGACATCATGTGGTCGCCGTGGCGGATGGCCTACATCTCGGCGGAGCACGACCACGGCTTCGAGGGCCCCTCGTGCGTCTTCTGCGCCCTGCCGGCGCGCGACGACGATGCCCGCACCTACATCCTGTACCGTGGCGTCCGCGCGTTCGTGATCATGAACCTGTACCCGTACAACAACGGGCACCTGATGATGGTCCCCTACGCGCACGTGGACTCGCTGGGCGCGCTCGACGAGGCCACGCTCACGGAGATGATGACCCTGGCCCAGCGGGCCCAGGCGGTCGTGTCGGAGGCGATGCGCCCCCAGGGCTTCAACATCGGGATCAACCAGGGGCGCGCGGCCGGGGCCGGCATCGCCGACCACGTCCACATGCACCTCGTGCCGCGCTGGGTTGGTGACACGAACTTCATGCCGGTCCTGGGAGACGTCCGCGTGATGCCGCAGCACCTCGACGAGACCTACCAGCTGCTCCGCCCGGGGTTCGCCTCGTGA
- a CDS encoding ATP-binding cassette domain-containing protein: protein MSDPVAVVEAEELEVRYHGGPEPAVRGVSLRLGPGEGLLVSGAPGAGKTSLLRGLLGLVEHRGGASLLGAPVGAPANRGRVGYGPEGEGFAAGLRVREAVAAVVALRRDAPRGAVDDALERAGLAYVARWRTARLDLEGHRRLSLALAVAGDPALVVLDDPWVLSETLREIAAARARGGAVLVAAERPGGLAPALGRRAVLRDGALR, encoded by the coding sequence GTGAGCGACCCCGTGGCCGTCGTGGAGGCCGAGGAGCTGGAGGTGCGGTACCACGGCGGCCCCGAGCCGGCCGTGCGCGGCGTCTCCCTGCGCCTCGGCCCGGGAGAGGGGCTCCTCGTGTCGGGCGCGCCCGGCGCCGGCAAGACGAGCCTGCTGCGCGGGCTGCTCGGCCTCGTCGAGCACCGCGGCGGCGCGTCGCTGCTGGGGGCGCCCGTCGGCGCGCCCGCGAACCGCGGCCGGGTGGGCTACGGGCCCGAGGGGGAGGGCTTCGCGGCGGGCCTGCGCGTGCGCGAGGCGGTGGCCGCGGTCGTGGCGCTGCGCCGCGACGCGCCGCGCGGCGCCGTCGACGACGCGCTGGAGCGCGCCGGCCTCGCCTACGTCGCCCGCTGGCGCACCGCCCGGCTCGACCTCGAGGGCCACCGCCGGCTGAGCCTCGCGCTCGCCGTGGCGGGCGACCCCGCGCTCGTCGTGCTCGACGACCCCTGGGTGCTGTCCGAGACGCTGCGCGAGATCGCCGCCGCCCGCGCCCGCGGCGGCGCCGTGCTCGTCGCCGCCGAGCGGCCCGGGGGCCTCGCGCCCGCCCTGGGGCGCCGCGCCGTCCTGCGCGACGGGGCCCTGCGGTGA
- a CDS encoding magnesium transporter CorA family protein, protein MANLPKIRRGQGRADGAVPAGGERPRPDVQRLEAHGLTWLNIEAPTEVETAWLAEHHEFHPLDLEDVLSRRRQRAKIDEYADYLFIVLHFPRFDKRTGRLQAAELNVFVAEDLVITLPNEPLKALNAFWSRCERSEAERERHMSKGSGYLLYEIVDTMYDYCFPILDKIGFKLDAVEDAIFEGRSHEIVRDISNIKQEIINYRKIIKPQRPTLRMLERSNQRYTPQDLDIYFDDIVDKSERIWDLLENYKEVGEALEATNESVLSHRVNDILRVLTAISVVVLPLTLVASIFGMNVGLPGGGDPAGGASVSFWIVMGGMLALLVGMVAYFRHKRWL, encoded by the coding sequence ATGGCGAACCTCCCGAAGATCCGCAGAGGCCAGGGGCGCGCGGACGGCGCGGTGCCGGCGGGGGGCGAGCGCCCGCGGCCTGACGTCCAGCGCCTCGAGGCCCACGGCCTCACCTGGCTCAACATCGAGGCGCCGACCGAGGTCGAGACGGCCTGGCTGGCCGAGCACCACGAGTTCCACCCGCTGGACCTCGAGGACGTGCTCTCGCGCCGGCGCCAGCGCGCGAAGATCGACGAGTACGCCGACTACCTGTTCATCGTGCTGCACTTCCCGCGCTTCGACAAGCGCACCGGACGGCTGCAGGCGGCCGAGCTCAACGTGTTCGTGGCCGAGGACCTCGTGATCACGCTGCCCAACGAGCCGCTGAAGGCCCTCAACGCCTTCTGGTCGCGCTGCGAGCGCAGCGAGGCCGAGCGCGAGCGGCACATGAGCAAGGGCTCCGGCTACCTGCTCTACGAGATCGTCGACACGATGTACGACTACTGCTTCCCGATCCTCGACAAGATCGGCTTCAAGCTCGACGCCGTCGAGGACGCGATCTTCGAGGGCCGCAGCCACGAGATCGTGCGCGACATCTCGAACATCAAGCAGGAGATCATCAACTACCGCAAGATCATCAAGCCGCAGCGGCCCACCCTGCGGATGCTCGAGCGCAGCAACCAGCGCTACACCCCCCAGGACCTCGACATCTACTTCGACGACATCGTCGACAAGAGCGAGCGCATCTGGGACCTGCTGGAGAACTACAAGGAGGTGGGCGAGGCGCTCGAGGCCACCAACGAGTCGGTGCTCTCCCACCGGGTCAACGACATCCTGCGGGTGCTCACCGCGATCAGCGTGGTGGTGCTGCCGCTGACCCTCGTCGCGAGCATCTTCGGCATGAACGTCGGCCTGCCCGGCGGCGGCGACCCCGCCGGCGGCGCGTCGGTCAGCTTCTGGATCGTGATGGGCGGCATGCTCGCGCTGCTGGTCGGCATGGTCGCGTACTTCCGGCACAAGCGGTGGCTGTGA